In one Deinococcus reticulitermitis genomic region, the following are encoded:
- a CDS encoding ArsC/Spx/MgsR family protein — protein MTPPQVQIFGTKKSSATRAAERFFKERGVKVHFVDVGAKPMSRGELTRFVQKFGVNGLLDTGGKAYERSNLAYLRTTEESVISKMLEDSGLLRLPLVRGGKVLSVGEDQESWGKMLEG, from the coding sequence ATGACTCCCCCCCAGGTCCAGATTTTCGGCACGAAGAAATCGAGCGCCACCCGCGCCGCCGAGCGCTTTTTCAAGGAGCGGGGCGTCAAGGTGCATTTCGTGGACGTGGGCGCCAAGCCGATGAGTCGGGGCGAACTCACCCGCTTCGTGCAGAAGTTCGGCGTGAACGGTCTGCTCGACACGGGGGGCAAGGCGTATGAGCGATCTAACCTCGCCTACCTGCGGACCACTGAAGAGAGCGTGATCTCCAAAATGCTCGAAGACTCCGGCCTGCTGCGGCTTCCCCTCGTGCGCGGCGGCAAGGTGCTGAGCGTGGGTGAGGATCAGGAAAGCTGGGGGAAGATGCTGGAGGGCTGA
- the xseB gene encoding exodeoxyribonuclease VII small subunit — MRGVSDPISYRAAYARLSQIAAELESGEADLDRVLPLLEEAKEAYAACKDRIEAVRAVLSGEWGPEETGPDGDEAPQADADGDF; from the coding sequence ATGCGCGGCGTGAGCGACCCGATCTCCTACCGCGCCGCCTACGCCCGGCTCTCCCAGATCGCCGCCGAACTCGAAAGCGGCGAGGCCGACCTCGACCGCGTGCTGCCGCTGCTGGAAGAGGCCAAGGAGGCCTACGCCGCGTGCAAGGACCGCATCGAGGCCGTGCGCGCCGTGTTGAGCGGGGAGTGGGGGCCCGAGGAGACGGGGCCAGACGGGGACGAGGCGCCGCAAGCTGACGCGGACGGGGACTTTTAG
- a CDS encoding DNA-3-methyladenine glycosylase family protein: MRLPSSPSLVAFTPPLTDHAAATVHLGRDPVLGEVIALVGELPVLTPTADPFARLVRNVAGQQLSVRAAASIHARLEGILGAVTPETVLASPGETLRGAGLSWAKVRTLQAAAQAAQTGQIDFAHLAEQPDEAVIAALSALPGIGRWTAEMFLIFALARPDVFSLGDLALRQGLDRLYPGEPYDAVLSRWAPYRSLAARYLWGDVARRAGRDVAVSS; this comes from the coding sequence GTGCGCCTGCCTTCCTCCCCGAGTCTCGTCGCCTTCACGCCGCCGCTGACCGACCACGCGGCGGCCACCGTGCACCTGGGCCGCGACCCGGTGCTCGGTGAGGTGATCGCGCTCGTGGGCGAGTTGCCGGTGCTCACGCCGACGGCAGATCCCTTCGCCCGGCTCGTGCGGAACGTGGCGGGGCAGCAGCTCAGCGTGCGGGCGGCGGCGAGCATTCACGCGCGGTTGGAAGGGATACTCGGCGCGGTGACGCCGGAAACGGTGCTGGCCTCCCCCGGCGAAACGCTGCGCGGCGCCGGCCTCTCCTGGGCGAAGGTCCGCACGCTTCAGGCGGCGGCGCAGGCGGCCCAGACGGGGCAGATTGATTTCGCGCACCTCGCCGAGCAGCCCGACGAGGCCGTGATCGCCGCCCTCTCGGCGCTGCCCGGTATCGGGCGCTGGACCGCCGAGATGTTCCTGATCTTCGCCCTCGCGCGGCCCGACGTGTTCAGCCTCGGCGACCTCGCGCTCAGGCAGGGGCTGGATCGCCTGTATCCGGGCGAGCCGTATGACGCGGTGCTTTCCCGCTGGGCGCCCTACCGCTCGCTCGCGGCCCGTTACCTCTGGGGCGACGTCGCGCGGCGGGCGGGGCGAGACGTGGCGGTCAGTTCGTGA
- a CDS encoding CAP domain-containing protein: MRLSRVLWAAALSALVTGAAGQVLTEPEAPAPPELAAPNQQAPWPLPAFTVGCRAPLGQNLTLHLAAADIAAGKNSFAALTARGYEPGRYRYWNLGAAGVSAALAQACAQGFSDYGLAPQGRAWVLLAARPLETPAPTSAAPSPTNAAPAPASPAAPSPAAPLPSPVAPSAPAPAPASASPAAQPGRAPVILARLPELLTALNEVRRGGRRCAGEWQAPAPPLTFEPRLALAAQLHANAMTLYGFFASTNPQSGSTPQRRAAAEGWTGPVSENLQQGRTSVQETLGDWLESSVNCVNLLNPRWTHVGAGLAESSAKAPGGPFWVLLLGEGKR, translated from the coding sequence ATGCGTCTCTCCCGCGTCCTCTGGGCCGCCGCCCTGAGCGCCCTGGTCACCGGGGCGGCAGGTCAGGTCCTGACCGAACCGGAGGCGCCCGCTCCCCCGGAGTTGGCCGCCCCGAATCAGCAGGCCCCCTGGCCGCTGCCCGCCTTCACCGTGGGCTGCCGTGCGCCGCTGGGCCAGAACCTCACGCTGCACCTCGCCGCCGCCGACATCGCCGCCGGCAAGAATTCGTTTGCGGCACTCACCGCGCGGGGCTACGAGCCCGGGCGCTACCGCTACTGGAACCTCGGCGCGGCGGGCGTCTCGGCGGCGCTCGCCCAGGCATGTGCCCAGGGCTTCAGCGACTACGGCCTCGCGCCCCAGGGCCGGGCATGGGTGCTGCTCGCGGCGCGGCCCCTGGAGACGCCGGCGCCGACTTCTGCCGCTCCTTCGCCGACCAACGCTGCCCCGGCGCCGGCCAGCCCAGCCGCCCCCTCGCCCGCCGCTCCCTTGCCTTCTCCTGTGGCGCCTTCTGCTCCGGCACCTGCTCCCGCCTCCGCCTCGCCCGCCGCCCAGCCGGGGCGCGCTCCGGTGATCCTCGCCCGCTTGCCCGAACTTCTCACGGCGCTCAACGAGGTCCGCCGGGGGGGCCGGCGCTGTGCCGGGGAGTGGCAAGCGCCCGCCCCGCCGCTGACCTTCGAGCCCCGGCTCGCGCTCGCGGCGCAGCTCCACGCCAACGCGATGACGCTCTACGGCTTTTTCGCCAGCACCAACCCACAGAGTGGCAGCACCCCGCAGCGCCGGGCGGCGGCGGAAGGTTGGACCGGCCCGGTCAGCGAAAACCTCCAGCAGGGCCGCACCTCGGTGCAGGAGACGCTGGGCGACTGGCTGGAGAGTTCGGTCAACTGCGTCAACCTGCTGAACCCACGCTGGACCCACGTCGGCGCCGGCCTCGCCGAGAGCAGCGCCAAGGCGCCGGGCGGCCCTTTCTGGGTGCTGCTGCTCGGGGAGGGGAAGCGCTAG
- a CDS encoding lysophospholipid acyltransferase family protein: MSDGVTPASPAKPTPTERVPQVQPLVYRFVVDVTYLPVLLAGMHLDVHGREHVPPPGTPLVVAANHVSGLDPFLVARALPPGRYLQFMAKKELFVPVIGEIIRAGGSFPVDRRTNDVAAIRTSVRLLGKGGTVGIFPQGTRGGEELRGGVALIAARGRAPILPAGVSRDGRRWVVRFGEPIAARGGIKAITAELGERLHELAEPVGRRL, translated from the coding sequence ATGAGTGACGGCGTGACCCCCGCTTCCCCCGCGAAGCCCACCCCCACTGAGCGGGTGCCGCAGGTTCAGCCGCTCGTGTACCGCTTCGTGGTGGACGTGACGTACCTGCCGGTGCTGCTCGCGGGGATGCACCTCGACGTGCACGGGCGCGAGCATGTCCCGCCGCCCGGCACGCCGCTGGTGGTGGCGGCCAACCATGTCAGTGGCCTTGATCCCTTCCTGGTCGCGCGGGCGCTGCCGCCGGGGAGATACCTGCAATTCATGGCAAAAAAGGAACTCTTCGTGCCGGTGATCGGTGAGATCATCCGCGCGGGCGGCAGTTTCCCGGTGGACCGCCGCACCAATGATGTGGCCGCCATCCGCACGAGTGTGCGGCTGCTCGGCAAGGGGGGCACGGTGGGCATCTTCCCGCAGGGCACGCGCGGCGGCGAGGAGCTGCGCGGCGGCGTGGCCCTGATCGCGGCGCGGGGCCGCGCGCCCATCCTGCCCGCCGGGGTCAGCCGCGACGGGCGGCGCTGGGTGGTGCGCTTCGGCGAGCCGATTGCGGCGCGCGGCGGCATCAAGGCAATCACGGCGGAGCTTGGCGAGCGGCTGCACGAGCTCGCTGAGCCGGTGGGCAGGAGGCTGTGA
- a CDS encoding flavin reductase family protein: protein MTHTHFDLTALPPPARYKLLTATVVPRPIAWVSTLGPGGAVNLAPYSFFGLMGSDPPVVAFAPGDRPDGTPKDTALNIGAGGEFTVNLVSAELAEAMNLSATDFPHGMEEARALGLALTPGVKVGVPRVQDAPAALECREVQTVRIGRTRIILGEVLGVTLRSDAVLDAGRHYVDTARLDLIGRMGGRGGYTRTRDGFELARVSYEEWQREQEGKS from the coding sequence GTGACCCACACCCACTTCGACCTCACCGCGCTGCCGCCGCCCGCGCGCTACAAGCTGCTGACCGCCACCGTCGTGCCCCGGCCCATCGCCTGGGTGAGCACGCTGGGACCGGGCGGCGCCGTCAACCTCGCGCCCTACTCCTTTTTCGGGCTGATGGGTTCGGACCCGCCCGTCGTGGCTTTCGCGCCGGGAGACCGCCCGGACGGCACCCCCAAAGACACGGCGCTCAACATCGGCGCGGGCGGTGAATTCACCGTCAACCTCGTGAGCGCCGAGCTCGCGGAGGCGATGAACCTCAGCGCCACCGATTTTCCGCACGGCATGGAGGAGGCGCGCGCCCTCGGCCTCGCGCTCACGCCGGGGGTCAAGGTAGGGGTGCCGCGCGTACAGGACGCTCCCGCCGCCCTCGAATGCCGGGAGGTGCAGACGGTGCGCATCGGGCGCACCCGCATCATCCTGGGCGAAGTGCTCGGGGTGACGCTGCGCTCGGACGCGGTGCTCGATGCTGGGCGGCACTACGTCGATACCGCCAGACTCGACTTGATCGGGCGCATGGGCGGGCGCGGCGGGTACACGCGCACCCGCGACGGCTTCGAGCTCGCCCGCGTCAGCTACGAGGAGTGGCAGCGCGAGCAGGAGGGCAAAAGCTGA
- a CDS encoding EamA family transporter gives MNARSLGLALLITLIWGVNFVVIKWSVAGASPLLVAALRFAVAAVPAVFFVPRPRMPARLLWSYGLAVGVVQFGLLYLAVQLGLSAGMGSLLMQTQAFFTALLAARLLGERVLPWQALGMTLAFGGMGLIGLVAGGDVPLFPLLLTLTAALGWAVSNLIVKAAPQANGFHLVVWSALIPPLPLTGLALLTSGPGEVWHTLTHSSPAFWAAILFMGLANTVLGFGLWANLIGQHGASRVAPLSLLVPVFGMLASALVFQEGFPPGKVVGAALVFTGLMLHVFGGRWWWRPA, from the coding sequence CTGAACGCCCGCAGCCTGGGGCTCGCGCTGCTGATCACCCTGATCTGGGGCGTGAATTTCGTGGTGATCAAGTGGTCGGTGGCGGGGGCCTCGCCGCTGCTCGTCGCCGCGCTGCGCTTTGCGGTGGCGGCGGTGCCGGCGGTGTTCTTCGTGCCGCGTCCCCGGATGCCGGCGCGGCTGCTGTGGAGCTACGGGCTGGCGGTCGGCGTCGTGCAGTTCGGGCTGCTCTACCTCGCCGTGCAGCTCGGCCTGAGCGCGGGCATGGGCAGCCTGCTGATGCAGACGCAGGCGTTTTTCACGGCCCTCCTCGCCGCCCGGCTGCTCGGGGAGCGGGTGCTGCCCTGGCAGGCGCTCGGCATGACGCTCGCCTTCGGCGGCATGGGATTGATCGGGCTGGTCGCGGGCGGCGACGTGCCCCTCTTTCCGCTGCTGCTCACGCTGACCGCCGCGCTCGGCTGGGCGGTGAGCAACCTGATCGTCAAGGCGGCGCCGCAAGCCAACGGCTTTCACCTCGTCGTCTGGAGTGCGCTGATTCCGCCGCTTCCCCTCACCGGGCTCGCCCTGCTCACGAGCGGCCCCGGCGAGGTCTGGCACACGCTCACGCACAGTTCGCCCGCTTTCTGGGCGGCCATCCTCTTCATGGGGCTGGCGAACACGGTCCTCGGCTTCGGGCTGTGGGCCAACTTGATCGGGCAGCACGGCGCCTCACGCGTCGCGCCCCTCTCTTTGCTCGTGCCGGTCTTCGGGATGCTCGCGAGCGCGCTGGTCTTTCAGGAGGGTTTTCCCCCCGGCAAGGTGGTGGGCGCCGCCCTTGTCTTCACGGGGCTGATGCTGCACGTCTTCGGGGGGCGGTGGTGGTGGCGGCCCGCCTGA